One Silene latifolia isolate original U9 population chromosome 4, ASM4854445v1, whole genome shotgun sequence DNA segment encodes these proteins:
- the LOC141653682 gene encoding putative methyltransferase PMT18: MGRSEQGGSPKPHHYLEAKKKRLTYICGVSALCVLFYVLGAWQSKPNAVYSRYQHPGIGEENKGVDCKGAEQSSSNINSNGSPGTNIALDFQSHHQLELNETSSAGVEEFAACDMSYSEYTPCQDPRRGRKFDRYMLKYRERHCPSKEEQLGCLIPAPPKYKTPFKWPQSRDYAWYDNIPHKELSIEKAVQNWIQVEGDRFRFPGGGTMFPRGADAYIDDINALIPLTSGNIRTAIDTGCGVASWGAYLLKRDIIAMSFAPRDTHEAQVQFALERGVPAMIGIMASQRLPYPARAFDMAHCSRCLIPWNKFDGLYLIEVDRVLRPGGYWILSGPPIRWKTYWRGWERTQEDLKQEQDSIEDVAKRLCWEKVVEQGDLAIWQKPINHIECIKSRKTFHTPHICKSDNPDSAWYKDLEACITPLPEVSSSDEVAGGALEKWPERAFAVPPRIAANLIQGVSAEKFGEDNELWKTRVAYYKKMVPPLPQGQYRNVMDMNAYLGGFAAAISLKYPVWVMNVIPANSNPDTLGVIYERGFIGTYHDWCEAFSSYPRTYDLIHAPGVFSIYQDRCDITNILLEMDRLLRPEGTVIFRDTVEVLVKIQGITSRMKWKSHITDHETGPFNPEKILVAVKTYWTAEDPPKTR, from the exons ATGGGAAGGTCGGAGCAAGGAGGATCGCCGAAACCACATCATTACTTGGAAGCAAAAAAGAAGCGGCTTACATATATATGCGGAGTAAGCGCGCTGTGCGTGTTGTTCTACGTGTTGGGAGCCTGGCAAAGCAAACCGAATGCGGTCTACAGTCGGTATCAACATCCGGGGATTGGCGAGGAAAATAAAGGGGTAGACTGTAAGGGTGCAGAACAAAGCAGCAGTAATATCAACAGCAACGGATCTCCTGGGACAAACATAGCATTAGACTTTCAAAGCCATCATCAGTTAGAGCTGAATGAGACGTCGTCAGCTGGTGTCGAAGAGTTTGCAGCCTGTGATATGTCGTATAGCGAGTACACCCCGTGTCAAGATCCCAGAAGAGGTAGGAAGTTCGATAGATACATGTTGAAGTACAGAGAACGACATTGCCCTAGCAAGGAAGAACAACTGGGGTGCCTGATCCCGGCACCCCCAAAATACAAGACTCCATTCAAGTGGCCGCAAAGCAGAGATTATGCTTGGTATGACAATATCCCTCACAAGGAGCTCAGCATTGAGAAGGCGGTCCAAAACTGGATCCAAGTTGAGGGTGACCGCTTTAGGTTTCCTGGAGGCGGTACTATGTTTCCACGTGGTGCTGATGCTTATATTGATGATATCAATGCTCTGATTCCTCTCACTTCAGGCAATATTCGTACTGCCATCGACACTGGCTGTGGAGTTGCCAGCTGGGGGGCTTATCTTTTAAAGCGAGACATCATCGCCATGTCCTTTGCACCTCGCGACACCCATGAAGCCCAAGTTCAGTTTGCCTTAGAGCGCGGTGTTCCTGCTATGATTGGCATTATGGCTTCCCAGCGGCTTCCTTATCCTGCCAGAGCTTTTGATATGGCTCACTGTTCCCGTTGCTTGATCCCTTGGAACAAGTTTG ACGGATTATATCTTATTGAAGTAGACAGAGTATTAAGACCTGGTGGTTATTGGATTCTATCGGGACCTCCTATCCGCTGGAAAACATATTGGAGAGGCTGGGAGAGGACTCAAGAAGATCTTAAGCAAGAGCAAGATTCGATTGAGGATGTCGCCAAGCGTCTCTGTTGGGAAAAGGTGGTTGAGCAGGGTGATCTTGCGATATGGCAGAAACCTATAAATCACATTGAATGCATCAAGAGTAGGAAAACATTTCACACTCCGCATATTTGCAAATCCGACAATCCTGATTCAGCCTG GTACAAAGATCTGGAGGCATGCATAACTCCGTTGCCAGAAGTAAGCAGTTCAGATGAAGTAGCAGGTGGAGCTTTAGAAAAATGGCCAGAGCGCGCCTTTGCCGTTCCTCCTAGAATAGCCGCTAACTTGATTCAAGGCGTGTCTGCCGAGAAATTTGGGGAGGATAATGAGTTGTGGAAGACTAGGGTGGCCTACTACAAAAAGATGGTCCCTCCTTTACCACAAGGACAATATCGAAATGTTATGGATATGAATGCGTACTTGGGCGGGTTTGCTGCAGCTATTTCGCTAAAGTACCCTGTTTGGGTTATGAATGTTATCCCTGCCAACTCTAATCCAGACACTCTGGGTGTAATTTATGAGCGCGGTTTCATTGGAACGTACCATGACTGGTGCGAAGCTTTCTCATCTTATCCTCGAACCTATGACCTCATTCATGCTCCTGGAGTTTTCAGCATTTACCAGGATAGGTGCGACATTACCAACATTTTGCTCGAGATGGATAGATTACTTAGGCCAGAGGGCACAGTCATCTTCCGAGACActgtagaagtgttagtcaagattCAAGGGATTACTTCTCGTATGAAGTGGAAAAGCCATATCACAGACCATGAAACTGGACCCTTTAACCCCGAGAAAATTCTTGTTGCTGTCAAAACATACTGGACAGCTGAAGACCCGCCGAAGACAAGGTGA
- the LOC141652364 gene encoding expansin-like B1, with amino-acid sequence MEFTVKSNCLMFMLVVLGCLVLSHSQDFICSKATYFGSPDCKGNPSGACGYGEYGRDGNDGYVAAVHSPYRNGTGCGGCYQVRCKVGGCTDEGVIVVATDSGGGDGTDFIFPAQVYSEMAQPGLEGELLSYGVVDIEYRRVPCDFGGSNLVIKVHEATKYPYYLAIIIVYPPGVYDVVGVQIWQEDSKTWRDMRKPYGAVWDIENPPKSETLTFSFLLSATGSVDDGEWVDSPTYVSTSLEAGATFDTGIHQL; translated from the exons ATGGAGTTTACCGTTAAGAGCAATTGTCTTATGTTTATGTTGGTGGTACTAGGCTGTCTAGTATTAAGTCATAGCCAAGATTTCATTTGCTCGAAAGCTACATATTTTGGTAGTCCTGATTGTAAAGGAAATCCAA GTGGAGCATGTGGGTATGGAGAGTATGGAAGAGATGGCAATGATGGATATGTAGCTGCTGTGCATAGCCCTTACAGGAATGGCACAGGGTGTGGTGGTTGCTATCAG GTAAGGTGCAAAGTAGGAGGGTGCACAGATGAAGGGGTGATTGTAGTAGCCACGGATTCTGGAGGAGGTGATGGGACCGACTTCATATTTCCAGCACAGGTTTACTCTGAGATGGCCCAACCCGGTTTGGAAGGGGAGCTGCTTTCGTATGGTGTCGTAGATATTGAATACCGTAGGGTGCCATGTGATTTTGGGGGGTCTAACCTCGTCATCAAGGTTCATGAGGCCACCAAATACCCTTATTACTTGGCCATCATCATTGTTTACCCTCCTGGTGTCTATGATGTTGTTGGTGTTCAAATTTGGCAG GAGGACAGTAAGACATGGAGGGATATGAGAAAGCCATACGGAGCAGTTTGGGACATTGAAAACCCGCCAAAAAGCGAGACATTAACCTTCAGTTTCCTGCTGAGTGCTACCGGTAGTGTTGATGATGGAGAATGGGTTGATTCTCCAACATATGTGTCTACTTCTTTGGAGGCTGGTGCTACTTTTGACACTGGCATTCACCAGCTCTAA